The proteins below come from a single Candidatus Eisenbacteria bacterium genomic window:
- the menD gene encoding 2-succinyl-5-enolpyruvyl-6-hydroxy-3-cyclohexene-1-carboxylic-acid synthase: MPSRATESETRRAGMRSADAGAPAAEGAEPLRAPGAINLAWADRFATALHDAGVRDAVLCSGSRSAPLALAFDRSPIATHISLDERSAGFFGLGLAKASRRPVALVCTSGTAAANFFPAIIEAGYARVPLILATADRPPELRDTGAPQTIDQIKLFGSHVRWFVEVGAPEGSPTMLDYAASLGARAVAEAWRAPAGPVHLNFVFREPLLPEPDALPPAPTPAPAASIVAEPPPPAPQTVERIAKAARVLRRGLIVCGPDDSPPDLASAVAKLALVTGYPTLADPASQIRFGSRPGGPVLGGYDAFLRSAPFAARHEPELVIQFGAALTSKAFHAYTARHPSARHVIVDPGAGWRSPARRAREVVTADPTAFAEALSEALAGAADPLPSWREEFERAERAARETIARHLERARTFCEGKIFPVLLEALPETGTLYVGNSMAIRDLDAFVPNHPHRVRVLANRGANGIDGVVSSALGASAASNDPLLLVTGDLSFHHDLNALHMARGERVGATIVVVHNDGGGIFSFLPVARHAAFERYFGTPHGLDFAPAAAMYGTPYSCPRTWEELRTRAAASLRARATEVIEVRTERDGNRAWHQAVWDDVVRAVGSGS, encoded by the coding sequence ATGCCGTCGCGCGCGACTGAATCCGAGACGCGGCGCGCGGGGATGCGCTCCGCGGACGCCGGCGCCCCCGCCGCCGAAGGGGCCGAGCCGCTGCGCGCGCCGGGCGCGATCAACCTCGCTTGGGCGGACCGGTTCGCCACGGCGCTCCACGACGCGGGGGTCCGGGACGCGGTCCTCTGCTCGGGTTCGCGCTCGGCACCGCTCGCGCTTGCCTTCGACCGCTCCCCGATCGCGACGCACATCTCGCTGGACGAGCGCTCGGCCGGGTTCTTCGGCCTCGGCTTGGCCAAGGCGTCGCGGCGGCCGGTCGCGCTCGTGTGCACGTCGGGCACCGCGGCGGCGAACTTCTTTCCCGCGATCATCGAGGCGGGCTACGCGCGCGTTCCGCTGATCCTCGCGACCGCCGATCGCCCGCCCGAGCTGCGGGACACAGGCGCCCCGCAGACGATCGACCAGATCAAGCTCTTCGGCTCCCACGTACGCTGGTTCGTCGAAGTGGGAGCGCCCGAGGGGTCTCCCACGATGCTCGACTACGCGGCCTCCCTCGGAGCCCGCGCGGTCGCGGAGGCATGGCGCGCGCCCGCGGGGCCGGTGCACCTCAACTTCGTGTTTCGTGAGCCGCTCCTTCCCGAGCCCGACGCCCTCCCGCCGGCGCCCACTCCGGCGCCCGCAGCGTCCATCGTGGCCGAGCCTCCTCCACCCGCGCCGCAGACCGTCGAGCGCATCGCGAAAGCAGCGAGGGTGCTGAGACGCGGGCTCATCGTGTGCGGCCCCGACGATTCTCCGCCCGACCTCGCGTCGGCGGTCGCCAAGCTCGCCCTGGTCACGGGCTACCCCACGCTCGCGGACCCCGCGTCCCAGATCCGGTTTGGTTCGCGCCCCGGCGGGCCGGTCCTCGGCGGTTACGACGCGTTTCTTCGGTCGGCGCCGTTCGCGGCACGGCACGAGCCCGAGCTCGTGATCCAGTTCGGCGCGGCTCTCACGTCCAAAGCGTTTCATGCGTACACGGCACGGCATCCTTCCGCGCGCCACGTGATCGTGGATCCGGGAGCCGGATGGCGGAGCCCCGCGCGTCGGGCGCGCGAAGTCGTGACCGCCGACCCAACGGCCTTCGCCGAGGCCCTGTCGGAAGCCCTCGCCGGTGCGGCGGATCCGCTCCCGAGCTGGCGCGAGGAGTTCGAGCGGGCGGAGCGCGCCGCGCGGGAGACGATCGCGCGGCATCTGGAGCGCGCCCGGACGTTTTGCGAGGGGAAGATCTTCCCCGTGCTGCTGGAGGCGCTTCCCGAGACGGGGACGCTCTACGTCGGAAACAGCATGGCGATCCGGGATCTCGACGCCTTCGTGCCCAACCATCCCCACCGCGTGCGCGTGCTCGCGAACCGCGGCGCGAACGGGATCGACGGCGTCGTCTCGAGCGCCCTCGGGGCGAGCGCCGCTTCGAACGACCCGCTTCTTCTCGTCACCGGAGATCTCTCGTTCCACCACGATCTGAATGCGCTCCACATGGCTCGCGGCGAGCGGGTGGGGGCGACCATCGTCGTGGTGCACAACGATGGCGGCGGCATTTTCTCCTTCCTTCCCGTTGCGCGGCATGCGGCGTTCGAGCGCTACTTCGGAACGCCCCACGGTCTCGATTTCGCCCCCGCCGCCGCGATGTATGGAACCCCCTATTCATGCCCACGCACCTGGGAGGAGCTCAGGACCCGGGCGGCCGCCTCGCTTCGGGCCCGCGCGACCGAGGTGATCGAGGTCCGGACCGAGCGGGACGGGAATCGCGCGTGGCATCAGGCCGTTTGGGACGACGTGGTCCGCGCGGTCGGGAGCGGCTCGTGA
- a CDS encoding isochorismate synthase: MGVVVPRGRRGASRGSGRAIAREPAHSEEDDHGRDPELERESEGGRKPQAEPDHGQSNQEQRREVSQPPEAPDEPGAKRTAPAAHERGDGRDVIGLKRVAQTENQTEGHMGGRSGNHAREDTIAARDCLASSSCRVSARSLYWPTVAAPDTSPFAAARSDARLQDTQGAARAIAAEPGSISGESARVSGRSPWDCLRSLREEAARRPVFLWEAPEGEAIAGVGALSGIEAADARVARAGVDADGARFTEIAAKIGRLLRAASHRGPAPQGFPGAIAIGGFSFAEQGARPGWPGFPDAAFFIPARVFWGNQTEETVETRWTSGTGGEGGWSGAANFARLEPPSAPAWDRGRWIEAVRRTLTRIREGACSKAVLARWVELELDPATDAIEIMESLRAAYPTCYRFLISDGNGNAFLGASPERLARLAHGEISTEAVAGTQRCEPGEDEHALMRALAKSEKDRSEHKIVLRHLLETLRPLCDSLHAPEEPEVMRLPHLLHLRTPVRGRAREGAHVLDLVARLHPTPAIAGWPRTEAKAWIDRVEPCGRGWYAGPMGWLNGRGEGDFTVGIRSLALRGRRARLFAGAGIVEGSDPELEWNETELKMKGILDAVARD, translated from the coding sequence ATGGGAGTGGTCGTGCCGCGGGGACGGCGCGGGGCCTCGCGCGGAAGCGGGCGAGCGATCGCGCGCGAGCCCGCCCACTCCGAGGAAGACGATCATGGCCGCGACCCCGAGCTCGAGAGGGAGAGTGAGGGCGGAAGGAAACCTCAGGCCGAGCCCGATCACGGGCAATCCAACCAGGAGCAGCGACGCGAGGTGTCCCAGCCCCCAGAAGCCCCCGATGAGCCCGGAGCGAAGCGGACTGCGCCCGCGGCTCACGAGCGTGGCGACGGCCGCGATGTGATCGGCCTCAAGCGCGTGGCGCAGACCGAGAACCAGACCGAGGGCCATATGGGGGGCCGGAGCGGGAATCATGCGCGGGAAGATACGATAGCCGCGCGCGATTGCCTAGCATCCTCGAGTTGCCGCGTGTCCGCGCGCTCTCTATACTGGCCGACCGTGGCGGCTCCCGACACCTCTCCATTCGCGGCAGCTCGGTCCGACGCTCGGCTCCAAGATACGCAAGGAGCCGCGCGCGCGATCGCGGCCGAGCCGGGCTCGATCTCGGGCGAGAGCGCGAGGGTTTCCGGACGAAGCCCATGGGACTGCCTTCGGTCCCTGCGGGAGGAGGCGGCCCGACGCCCGGTCTTCCTCTGGGAAGCGCCGGAGGGGGAAGCGATCGCCGGGGTCGGGGCTCTATCCGGAATTGAGGCCGCGGACGCGCGCGTCGCGAGGGCAGGCGTCGACGCGGACGGCGCCCGCTTCACGGAGATCGCGGCCAAGATCGGGCGCCTGCTCCGCGCCGCGAGCCACCGCGGTCCGGCGCCGCAGGGCTTCCCCGGCGCAATCGCGATCGGCGGCTTCTCCTTCGCCGAGCAGGGCGCGCGGCCGGGGTGGCCTGGATTTCCCGACGCCGCCTTTTTCATTCCCGCGCGCGTGTTCTGGGGGAACCAGACGGAGGAGACCGTCGAGACGCGTTGGACATCCGGCACGGGCGGCGAAGGAGGCTGGAGCGGCGCCGCGAATTTCGCCCGACTGGAGCCCCCTTCGGCCCCCGCGTGGGACCGGGGCCGCTGGATCGAGGCCGTGCGACGGACGCTCACGAGGATTCGGGAGGGCGCCTGCTCCAAAGCCGTGCTCGCCCGCTGGGTCGAGCTGGAGCTGGATCCCGCGACCGATGCGATCGAAATCATGGAATCGCTCCGCGCGGCCTATCCCACGTGCTACCGGTTTCTCATCTCCGATGGGAACGGGAACGCGTTCCTGGGGGCGAGCCCCGAAAGACTGGCGCGGCTCGCTCACGGGGAGATCTCCACCGAGGCGGTCGCCGGCACGCAACGCTGCGAGCCGGGGGAGGATGAACACGCCCTCATGCGCGCCCTCGCGAAGAGCGAGAAGGACCGGAGCGAGCACAAGATCGTCCTCCGCCACCTGCTCGAGACACTCCGTCCTCTTTGCGACTCGCTGCACGCGCCCGAGGAGCCGGAGGTGATGCGGCTTCCCCATCTCCTGCACCTCCGCACTCCCGTGCGCGGGCGAGCCCGGGAGGGAGCGCATGTCCTCGATCTCGTTGCGCGGCTGCACCCCACCCCCGCGATCGCGGGTTGGCCGCGGACCGAGGCCAAGGCCTGGATCGACCGGGTCGAGCCCTGCGGCCGCGGCTGGTACGCAGGGCCGATGGGCTGGCTGAACGGCAGGGGAGAGGGTGATTTCACGGTCGGCATTCGATCGCTCGCCCTGCGGGGACGGCGCGCCCGCCTCTTCGCGGGCGCCGGGATCGTCGAAGGCTCCGATCCCGAGCTCGAGTGGAACGAGACCGAGCTCAAGATGAAAGGGATTCTCGATGCCGTCGCGCGCGACTGA
- a CDS encoding cytochrome C has product MVSGDLSTSKPKQAIGIALVLLVLGGWSFFDSFSNVGYAPKQPIPFSHKLHAGTNKIPCLYCHSNAERSRHATVPAMAVCMNCHTVVRTDRPAIQMVAQYYQSGKPLPWVRVHREPDYVYFSHQWHIARGFACQTCHGQVQNMDVIQQSKDLKMGFCISCHRANKAPTDCNTCHI; this is encoded by the coding sequence GTGGTTTCCGGCGACTTGAGCACTTCTAAGCCAAAGCAAGCCATTGGGATCGCGCTCGTTCTGCTTGTCCTGGGCGGCTGGTCTTTTTTCGATTCATTCAGCAACGTGGGCTACGCTCCAAAGCAGCCGATTCCCTTCAGCCACAAGCTCCATGCGGGCACGAACAAGATCCCGTGTCTCTACTGCCACTCGAATGCCGAGCGATCGCGTCATGCGACGGTCCCCGCCATGGCCGTCTGCATGAACTGCCATACTGTCGTTCGGACCGACCGGCCCGCGATTCAAATGGTGGCGCAGTACTACCAATCCGGTAAGCCGCTTCCGTGGGTGCGCGTCCATCGCGAGCCCGACTATGTCTATTTCAGCCACCAGTGGCACATCGCGCGCGGGTTCGCGTGCCAAACCTGCCACGGGCAGGTCCAGAACATGGACGTGATCCAGCAATCCAAGGATCTCAAGATGGGTTTCTGCATCAGCTGCCATCGAGCGAACAAGGCCCCGACGGATTGCAACACGTGCCATATATGA
- a CDS encoding 4Fe-4S dicluster domain-containing protein, which translates to MPYMTEPTPKHWRSLAELHGDPEVRELREREFLTPSEETTEIPSRRDFLKLVGAGAAFAAAGCARRPVEKILPYIKAPEEAIPGKAVWYASTCGECPAACGVLVKTREGRPIKLEGMKEHPLSRGGLCARGQASLLNLYDPDRLRGPVAVDRNTGAANATTWGGLDARTANALREARGGGGRVVLLTGTVTSPTTRALIDEFLKIFPGGAHVSYDAVSSDAIAKAQELCYGERLIPHYRLDRADLLVTLGADPLGTFLSPVEFARDFSSRRKPESGSMSKVVAIEPILTLTGTNADVRHRVRPEHLLCIALALAHELHVRIPRAPLSGNAAVGAALGGYPAETVERDAGLKPGTLAALADELWANRGKSLVLAGPQAAPASQAVALQVAANLLNMALGNEGATVEMATPSLQAQGSEEAVLSLVEGMRAGEVQVLLIQGVNPAYTLPAALGFAELMKRVRFIVSFSDRVDETARHADFVAPDHHYLESWNDHEPNRAVRSLTQPAIAPLYDTRAFQDTLLAWGRSLGAGSLAATTGSWHDYLKERWRGDVYPKSDAAASFDLFWEGALREGVWQAKDRGRARPASGAFRPEALSEIPATRAPAPSGGPLSLVLYVPVTQYDGRSGNNAWLQELPDPVSKICWDNYVSIAPSRAKELGVSEYEMKADVVTVDVGHAKFDLPVHVQPGLHPDVVAIAVGFGRTAAGRVGNQVGQNGYALAQATGGRIGLSGIPARVTRTGRRAPLACVQGHQYTENRPIIYETTFASFLKDPSSGNDAPTSEPSMWSRHQYLGYRWGMAIDLNACIGCAACMVACQAENNVPVVGKSIVLRGREMAWLRIDRYYSGNPEDPETVHQPMLCQHCENAPCETVCPVLATVHNSEGLNLQIYNRCVGTRYCSNNCPYKVRRFNWFDYSSVREKSLRLVLNPDVTVRSKGVMEKCTFCIQRIRDGKERAKALGVPVQDGDIETACMQSCPTQAITFGDINNPKSRVSELMKRPRGYHVLAELNTLPVVTYELKVRNREEVGS; encoded by the coding sequence GTGCCATATATGACGGAACCCACACCGAAGCACTGGCGTTCTCTGGCCGAGCTCCACGGGGATCCCGAGGTTCGGGAGCTTCGCGAGCGCGAGTTCCTCACGCCGTCCGAGGAGACCACCGAAATCCCATCCCGGCGTGATTTCCTGAAGCTGGTCGGGGCCGGGGCCGCGTTCGCGGCAGCGGGCTGTGCGCGGAGACCGGTCGAAAAAATCCTTCCCTACATCAAGGCGCCCGAAGAGGCGATTCCGGGGAAGGCGGTGTGGTACGCATCCACGTGCGGCGAGTGCCCGGCGGCGTGTGGCGTCCTCGTCAAGACCCGCGAGGGACGACCGATCAAGCTCGAGGGGATGAAGGAGCACCCGTTGAGCCGGGGCGGGCTCTGCGCCCGCGGCCAGGCGTCGCTTCTCAACCTCTACGATCCGGACCGGCTTCGTGGCCCCGTCGCGGTCGACCGCAACACCGGGGCGGCGAACGCGACCACGTGGGGCGGGCTCGACGCGCGCACCGCAAACGCGCTGCGCGAGGCGCGGGGTGGCGGCGGCAGGGTCGTCCTCCTCACGGGGACCGTGACGAGCCCAACGACGCGGGCGCTGATCGATGAGTTCCTCAAGATATTCCCCGGTGGCGCGCACGTCTCCTACGACGCCGTCTCGAGCGACGCGATCGCGAAGGCTCAGGAGCTCTGCTACGGAGAGCGCCTCATCCCGCACTATCGCCTCGACCGGGCCGACTTGCTGGTCACGCTCGGAGCCGATCCGCTGGGCACGTTTCTTTCGCCGGTGGAGTTCGCCCGCGATTTCTCGAGCCGCCGCAAACCGGAGTCGGGCTCGATGTCCAAGGTCGTGGCGATCGAGCCGATCCTCACGCTCACCGGAACCAACGCGGACGTCCGGCACCGCGTCCGTCCGGAGCATCTCCTCTGCATCGCGCTCGCGCTGGCGCACGAGCTCCACGTGCGGATTCCGAGAGCGCCCCTTTCCGGCAACGCTGCGGTCGGTGCCGCGCTCGGCGGGTACCCTGCCGAAACCGTGGAGCGGGACGCGGGCCTCAAGCCGGGAACGCTCGCCGCGCTCGCGGACGAGCTTTGGGCCAACCGCGGAAAGAGCCTGGTCCTCGCTGGACCGCAGGCGGCGCCCGCGAGCCAAGCCGTGGCGCTTCAGGTCGCGGCGAATCTCCTGAACATGGCGCTCGGGAACGAGGGCGCGACCGTGGAGATGGCGACACCCTCGCTTCAGGCGCAGGGCTCGGAGGAGGCGGTGCTCTCGCTGGTCGAGGGGATGCGCGCGGGCGAGGTGCAGGTGCTACTCATCCAGGGGGTGAACCCGGCCTACACGCTGCCCGCGGCGCTCGGATTCGCGGAGCTCATGAAACGGGTTCGGTTCATCGTGAGCTTCTCCGACCGCGTGGACGAGACCGCCCGGCACGCCGATTTCGTGGCCCCCGACCATCACTACCTCGAATCCTGGAACGACCATGAGCCGAACCGAGCCGTGCGCTCGCTCACGCAGCCCGCGATCGCGCCGCTCTACGACACGCGCGCGTTCCAGGACACGCTGCTCGCGTGGGGGCGTTCCTTGGGGGCCGGTTCTCTCGCGGCCACGACCGGGAGCTGGCATGACTACCTAAAAGAGCGTTGGCGCGGCGATGTCTATCCGAAGAGCGACGCCGCGGCGTCTTTCGACCTCTTCTGGGAAGGAGCGCTCCGCGAGGGCGTATGGCAGGCGAAGGACCGGGGGAGAGCCCGCCCCGCGTCGGGCGCGTTCCGGCCGGAGGCGCTGAGCGAGATCCCCGCGACGCGCGCACCGGCGCCGTCCGGGGGGCCGCTTTCGCTCGTGCTCTACGTGCCGGTCACGCAATACGACGGTCGCAGCGGGAACAACGCCTGGCTTCAAGAGCTTCCCGATCCGGTCTCGAAGATCTGTTGGGACAACTACGTCTCGATCGCCCCGTCCCGCGCGAAGGAGCTGGGCGTTTCGGAATACGAGATGAAGGCGGACGTGGTCACCGTCGACGTGGGTCACGCCAAGTTCGACCTGCCCGTCCACGTGCAGCCCGGTCTCCACCCGGATGTGGTCGCGATCGCGGTCGGATTCGGACGCACCGCGGCGGGACGCGTGGGGAATCAGGTCGGACAAAACGGCTACGCGTTGGCGCAGGCCACCGGGGGCCGGATCGGGCTGAGCGGAATTCCCGCGCGGGTCACGAGGACGGGCCGCCGGGCGCCGCTCGCCTGCGTCCAGGGACACCAGTATACGGAGAACCGTCCCATCATTTACGAGACCACCTTCGCTTCCTTCCTCAAGGATCCCTCCTCGGGAAACGACGCCCCCACGAGCGAGCCGTCGATGTGGTCGAGGCACCAGTATCTCGGCTACCGCTGGGGAATGGCGATCGACTTGAACGCGTGCATCGGGTGCGCCGCCTGCATGGTCGCGTGTCAGGCCGAGAACAACGTGCCGGTCGTGGGGAAGTCGATCGTCCTCCGGGGGCGCGAGATGGCGTGGCTTCGGATCGACCGGTACTACTCCGGGAATCCCGAAGATCCGGAGACGGTCCATCAACCGATGCTCTGCCAGCATTGCGAGAACGCGCCGTGCGAGACCGTCTGCCCGGTGCTCGCGACCGTCCACAACTCGGAGGGTCTCAACTTACAGATCTACAACCGCTGCGTCGGGACTCGCTACTGCTCGAACAACTGCCCGTACAAGGTCCGGCGCTTCAATTGGTTCGATTACTCGAGCGTGCGGGAGAAATCGCTGAGGCTCGTGCTCAACCCGGACGTGACGGTGCGGTCCAAAGGCGTGATGGAAAAATGCACGTTCTGCATCCAGCGCATCCGCGACGGCAAGGAGCGCGCGAAGGCGCTCGGAGTTCCTGTCCAGGACGGCGACATCGAGACCGCGTGCATGCAGTCCTGCCCGACGCAGGCGATCACGTTCGGCGATATCAACAACCCGAAGAGCCGCGTGTCGGAGCTGATGAAGCGCCCGCGCGGGTACCACGTGCTGGCCGAGCTGAACACCCTGCCCGTCGTGACGTACGAGCTCAAGGTAAGGAACCGTGAGGAGGTGGGCTCATGA
- a CDS encoding hydrogenase: protein MSDVAESPVLPAEPLIDARKSFADVNRDVSAPLERKPGMLWKVFFGITALLTLQFFMEIGYQMYKGIGIWGLNHPVGWAVDITSFVFWIGIGHAGTLISAILHLFRQRWRTAINRSAEAMTIFAVMTAGLFPLIHLGRTWFAYWLVPYPNWRFLWVNFRSPLIWDVFAVTTYLTISICFWYTGLIPDFASLRDRSTGWRRAIYGALSLGWRGSERHWQHYERAYMMLAGLSTPLVLSVHSVVSFDFATSLLPGWHTTIFPPYFVAGAIFSGFAMVVTLLVILRKVFHMEEYVTLQHLENMNKIILVTGMMVGYAYATEFFVAMYSGNTFERFTFLNRARGPFAWSYWIMVTCNVVVPQIFWFRKLRRSIPVMFVVSILVNVGMWFERFTIIVTSLHRDFLPPNWSYYKPTIFDYSVIVGSFGFFFMWFLLFCRFFPAISMAEVKSVLWSAKRTAAPRELPRAKEPVHVS from the coding sequence ATGAGCGACGTCGCCGAGTCCCCCGTGCTCCCGGCCGAGCCCTTGATCGACGCGCGGAAGTCGTTCGCCGACGTGAATCGGGATGTTTCCGCCCCGCTGGAACGGAAGCCCGGGATGCTGTGGAAGGTCTTTTTTGGAATCACGGCCCTCCTGACCCTCCAGTTCTTCATGGAAATCGGATACCAGATGTACAAGGGCATCGGGATTTGGGGGCTGAATCACCCCGTCGGCTGGGCCGTCGACATCACGAGCTTCGTGTTCTGGATCGGCATCGGCCACGCCGGCACGCTCATCTCGGCGATCCTCCACCTGTTCCGGCAGCGTTGGCGCACCGCGATCAACCGCTCGGCCGAGGCGATGACGATCTTCGCGGTCATGACCGCGGGGCTCTTCCCGCTGATCCATCTCGGCCGGACCTGGTTCGCCTACTGGCTCGTCCCGTACCCTAACTGGCGGTTCCTCTGGGTGAACTTCCGCTCGCCGCTCATCTGGGACGTCTTCGCGGTTACGACGTACCTCACGATTTCGATCTGCTTCTGGTACACGGGACTCATCCCCGACTTCGCCTCGCTGCGGGACCGCTCCACCGGCTGGCGCCGCGCGATCTACGGCGCCCTCTCGCTCGGCTGGCGCGGCTCGGAGCGCCATTGGCAGCACTACGAGCGGGCGTACATGATGCTCGCCGGGCTGTCGACGCCGCTCGTGCTTTCCGTGCACAGCGTGGTCTCCTTCGATTTCGCGACGTCGCTCCTGCCCGGGTGGCACACGACCATTTTCCCTCCGTACTTCGTGGCCGGGGCGATCTTCTCCGGCTTCGCGATGGTCGTGACCCTGCTCGTCATCCTCCGCAAGGTCTTCCATATGGAGGAGTACGTCACGCTCCAACATCTGGAAAACATGAACAAGATCATCCTCGTGACGGGGATGATGGTCGGATACGCCTACGCGACCGAGTTCTTCGTCGCGATGTACAGCGGAAATACCTTCGAGCGGTTCACCTTCCTGAACCGGGCCCGCGGGCCGTTCGCGTGGTCCTACTGGATCATGGTCACGTGCAACGTCGTCGTTCCCCAGATTTTCTGGTTCCGGAAGCTCCGGCGAAGCATTCCCGTGATGTTCGTGGTGTCCATCCTCGTCAACGTGGGAATGTGGTTCGAGCGCTTCACGATCATCGTGACGTCGCTCCACCGAGACTTCCTCCCGCCGAACTGGTCCTATTACAAGCCGACGATCTTCGACTACTCCGTGATCGTGGGCTCGTTCGGCTTCTTCTTCATGTGGTTCCTGCTCTTCTGCCGCTTTTTCCCGGCGATCTCGATGGCCGAGGTGAAGAGCGTGCTCTGGAGCGCGAAACGAACCGCCGCGCCGCGCGAACTGCCTCGGGCGAAGGAGCCGGTCCATGTTTCTTGA